GTATGCTCTAACAAAGTTTTACCTGCAGCATCTACAACTACAACTTTACCAGCTTTTGCAATTTCAAAAGTTTTATCATGAGAACCATATTCTTCTGCTTTTTGTGCCATTAAGCCAACATTAGGAACTGTACCCATAGTTGTAGGATCAAAAGCACCATTCTTTTTACAAAAATCGATAGTTGCTGCATAAATACCAGCATAAGAACTATCAGGAATTATTGCTTTTGTGTCTTGTAATTTTCCATCAGAATTGTACATTCTACCAGACGTTCTAATCATAGCAGGCATAGAAGCATCTATAATAACATCAGATGGAACATGTAAATTTGTAATTCCTCTATCAGAATTTACCATGGCAATTTCTGGTCCATGATCAAAAGCATATCTTAAATCTTCTCTAATTTCATCACGCTTTTCTTTTGGTAACTCACTTAATTTTCCAAGTAAATTTCCTAAGCCATTATTTACATCAACACCAATTTTATCAAATGTTTTGCCATGTTTTTTAAATAAATCAGCAAAAAACACACGAACTGCATGACCAAAAATAATTGGATCACTCACTTTCATCATGGTTCCTTTCATGTGTAAAGAAAACAAGACGTTTTTCTCTAAAGCATCTTCATATTGTTCCTCTAAAAAGTCAATTAAAACTTTTTTACTCATTATAGTAGCATCAATAATTTCGCCTTCTAATAAGTCAATTTTTTCTTTAAGAACTTTTTTAGTTCCGTTTTCTGCAATATGGTGTATGCTAACTGAAGTTGCTTTTTTTGTAGTGTAAGATTTTTCATTATGCGCAAAATCTCCCTCTGTCATTGTAGCAACATGTGTTTTAGAATCTGCACTCCAAGCACCCATTGAGTGTGGGTTTTTACGAGCATAGTTTTTAATTGCTTTTGGTGCTCTTCTGTCAGAATTTCCTTCTCTTAAAACTGGATTTACAGCAGAACCTTTTACTTTATTGTAGGTTGCTAAAATGTTTTTTTCCTCTTCAGTTTTTGCCTCTTCTGGGAAATCTGGAATTGCATATCCCAAATCTTGTAATTCAGATATAGCTTCCGTTAGTTGTGCCACAGAAGCACTAATATTTGGTAATTTAATAATATTTGCTTCTGGCTGTTTTGCTAAATCTCCTAAAATTGCTAAAGCATCTTCTACTTTTTGATCTTCCTTTAAATATTCAGGAAAATTAGCAAGAATTCTAGCTGCTAAAGAAATATCTTTTACTTCAATTTCTATGTCAGATGATTTTGTAAAAGCTTTTACAATTGGCAAAAAAGAACGTGTTGCTAAAGCTGGAGCTTCATCTGTTTTAGTATATATAATTTTAGCTATTTTACTCATAAAATTCTATTATTTTGTTGTGGAATAATCAATAAATACTTTCTACGAAATTGTTTTCGTTTAAAGCGGAACAAATTTAAGAATTTTAGATGAGATTTTGACTGTTAATCCTTTATTAATTGATAGGGTTTTTAATGTATTTAGCAATGAAATTAAAGATTTACTGAATAATAAATATCCTTTGTAAAGATAAAAGCCATATCATACAATTTCTTGCAATGATATGGCTTCTGTTGAAATAGTCTTTTACACTATTTTGTACAATTACAAAATAAATAAGAATTGATCCTTATATTTCTTTTTACGGAAATTATAGTTTACTATTTCAATACTTTTAAACTATAATATTATTCTACATAAATTACAAAGTTTTTAATTTTATAATCTCCTTTACAGTTAAAATAATACTTTTAACTAGTTTAAAAATAATTTTATAATAACGTTACTTTTAAAATTTACGATTTAATTTCTAATAATTTTCGAAGACTAAAAGTTTAATTAAATGTAAATATTGGTTAAATTTACGAATGATTTGTAAAGTAACCAAATATTTAACCATTTAGAAATCAACAAGATATTAACTAGAGTTATAAACATTTGTTCATAAAAAAAAAGTGTTGTAAATTTTACAACACTTTCCTTAAGTTTATTTGAGAAAAAACTATCTTCTTTTTTCAGTAATTCTAGCTTTTTTACCAGTAAGACCTCTAAAGTAAAAGATACGAGCTCTACGAACTTTACCTCTTTTATTCACTTCAATTTTTTGAAGAGAAGGTAAGTTGATAGGGAAAATTCTTTCTACACCTACAGTACCAGACATTTTTCTGATTGTAAAAGTTTCTGAAGTTCCTGTTCCTCTTCTTTGAATTACAACTCCTCTAAAAAACTGAGTTCTAACTTTTTCACCTTCTTTAATTTCGTAATACACAGTAATTGTATCACCAGCTGCAAATTCTGCAAGTTCTTTTTTTGTTACAAATTCGTCTTGAACAAATTTTAATAAAGCTTCCATATGTAATGTTTATGTTTTGTTGTAAAGCAACATTCACGATTTCTTCGTCAGAGGTTAATTTAGCGGTTGCAAAAATAGTATTTTTTTTCAGTTGATAAAACTAAAAAGCATTTATTTTTTAGGTTGATAATCAGTACAATAGAAAACCCAGAACTTTCTGCTTTGGTTTTTATTGATTTGTATGATAATTGGCTCTAATTCAGTTACATTTTTAAAGTGAGCTATTAATAATGGATTCACTTCACCTAACTTTTCGTTACTTTTAAAACGTTTGTCAGAATCAATAAAAAGGGCATTTTTTCCTTTTAAGGTTTTTAGATCATCACCCAAATAATCAAAATGTAAAGCTGGCAATCCTATGATGTTTTGCGCATACACCTTATCCTCCATAAAAAAGTTTAAACAAGCTGATGTTTTATAATTATCATCAGAAAACACAAACGTGTTGGGGTATTTTTCCTGTAATTTTTCAGTTTCTACTGCTAATTCTTTCCAACCAACCCAAGTATCATCACTTTTAATAGGCGCTACATAAAACAATATTTGAATACTAAAAAGTACATGAAAAATGATAGAAATTATAACCTGTACTTTTAATAGTTTCTTGCTGATAAACATACCTGCCAAAATAATTCCTGTAATGTAAGAAGGCATCATCCAATTTAATTTTACCCAATAAATAGGAGTAAGGCTAAAAAAACCAACAAATGTAGGAATGAAAAAAGCTAATAAAAACAACGTTTTTGAACTTGGCAATTTAAATTTTAACAACGCTCTCTTAATGTATTTATACGTAAAAGTGATAAAAATTAAAAACAAAACTGGCAATAACAAAAATAGTTGATGCCCAATAGCGCCAAAAAAATAATTCGAAGAAAATTTAAATTCAGAGATGGAACTTGTTCTTGAAGAAGATTGAAACGCAAAAGAGGCAAAATCGTTTTGATAATTCCAATACCAAACAGGAAATGTGACTGCTACAGAAATTAAGAGCGAAAAATACAACCAAGGAGAAAGTAGTAATTTTCTGTGTTTTTGTGAAAAAATTACAAATAAAATTAATCCAATTTGTAATAAAAGAGCTGTGTATTTGCTGTTAAAAGCCAAGCCCATGGCAATTCCTCCAAGAATCCAAAAGATTTTTTTGTCTTCAAAAATTGCTTTGTATAAACAGATCAAACTTAGCGTCCAAAATAATAAAAGAGGCACATCTGGAGTGGAGTTAAAGGATAAAATTGATATAAAAATAGTGGAAGCCAATAAA
The DNA window shown above is from Polaribacter sp. Hel_I_88 and carries:
- a CDS encoding NADP-dependent isocitrate dehydrogenase gives rise to the protein MSKIAKIIYTKTDEAPALATRSFLPIVKAFTKSSDIEIEVKDISLAARILANFPEYLKEDQKVEDALAILGDLAKQPEANIIKLPNISASVAQLTEAISELQDLGYAIPDFPEEAKTEEEKNILATYNKVKGSAVNPVLREGNSDRRAPKAIKNYARKNPHSMGAWSADSKTHVATMTEGDFAHNEKSYTTKKATSVSIHHIAENGTKKVLKEKIDLLEGEIIDATIMSKKVLIDFLEEQYEDALEKNVLFSLHMKGTMMKVSDPIIFGHAVRVFFADLFKKHGKTFDKIGVDVNNGLGNLLGKLSELPKEKRDEIREDLRYAFDHGPEIAMVNSDRGITNLHVPSDVIIDASMPAMIRTSGRMYNSDGKLQDTKAIIPDSSYAGIYAATIDFCKKNGAFDPTTMGTVPNVGLMAQKAEEYGSHDKTFEIAKAGKVVVVDAAGKTLLEHTVEAGDIWRMCQTKDLPIQDWVKLAVTRARASETPAVFWLDRNRAHDAEVIKKVKKYLQNHDTDGLDIRILSPIKATEFTLERIVKGEDTISVSGNVLRDYLTDLFPILEVGTSAKMLSIVPLMNGGGLFETGAGGSAPKHVQQFLEENHLRWDSLGEFLALAVSLEHLGNTNSNEKALILAETLDEATDKFLDNDKSPSRKVGEIDNRGSHFYLALYWAQGLANQNKNAELKAEFTKIADALAKNETKIIGELNSIQGNAVNIEGYYMPNETLADNAMRPNKSLNSILN
- the rplS gene encoding 50S ribosomal protein L19, producing the protein MEALLKFVQDEFVTKKELAEFAAGDTITVYYEIKEGEKVRTQFFRGVVIQRRGTGTSETFTIRKMSGTVGVERIFPINLPSLQKIEVNKRGKVRRARIFYFRGLTGKKARITEKRR
- a CDS encoding glycosyltransferase family 39 protein, which gives rise to MDTLKNFIKNNTAVSWVVGFQLFRLILLPFMGLMPQDAYYYLYGQNLSLSYFDHPGMIGYLLRIFSEIFGQAVFVVKFTDFFITSLTIVSFYKLASYFLSKQKLQRAFVLLASTIFISILSFNSTPDVPLLLFWTLSLICLYKAIFEDKKIFWILGGIAMGLAFNSKYTALLLQIGLILFVIFSQKHRKLLLSPWLYFSLLISVAVTFPVWYWNYQNDFASFAFQSSSRTSSISEFKFSSNYFFGAIGHQLFLLLPVLFLIFITFTYKYIKRALLKFKLPSSKTLFLLAFFIPTFVGFFSLTPIYWVKLNWMMPSYITGIILAGMFISKKLLKVQVIISIIFHVLFSIQILFYVAPIKSDDTWVGWKELAVETEKLQEKYPNTFVFSDDNYKTSACLNFFMEDKVYAQNIIGLPALHFDYLGDDLKTLKGKNALFIDSDKRFKSNEKLGEVNPLLIAHFKNVTELEPIIIQINKNQSRKFWVFYCTDYQPKK